One stretch of Candidatus Binatia bacterium DNA includes these proteins:
- a CDS encoding phosphatidylethanolamine-binding protein: protein MKLWSESFTDGGRIPERCAFGRYNPQTHVELSDNKNPHLAWSGLPAGTKSLVLLCHDSDVPSRADDVNKEGAAVPASLPRVDFFHWVLVDLDPSITEIAEGEFSNGIVPHGKPGPEGPRGTRQGINDYTNWFANDPQMAGDYYGYDGPCPPWNDEIVHHYHFTLYATDFDRFPLSGKFTGGDVLRALQGHVLAQARITGTYAINPNAR from the coding sequence ATGAAACTGTGGAGCGAAAGTTTTACCGATGGCGGACGCATTCCCGAGCGTTGCGCGTTCGGAAGGTACAACCCGCAAACGCACGTCGAGTTGAGCGACAACAAAAATCCCCACCTGGCATGGTCCGGTCTGCCCGCGGGTACAAAATCGCTGGTGCTCCTCTGTCACGACTCCGATGTGCCCAGCCGCGCTGACGACGTGAACAAGGAGGGCGCGGCCGTTCCGGCATCGCTCCCGCGGGTGGACTTTTTCCACTGGGTGTTAGTGGACCTGGATCCGAGCATCACGGAAATTGCCGAAGGCGAATTCTCCAACGGCATCGTGCCCCACGGCAAGCCCGGGCCGGAAGGGCCACGCGGCACGCGCCAGGGGATCAACGATTACACAAACTGGTTTGCCAACGACCCGCAAATGGCGGGTGACTATTATGGTTACGACGGTCCCTGCCCGCCGTGGAACGACGAAATCGTTCACCACTACCACTTCACCTTGTATGCCACCGACTTCGACCGCTTCCCTCTGAGCGGCAAGTTTACCGGCGGGGATGTACTGCGCGCCTTGCAAGGTCATGTGCTCGCCCAAGCGCGCATCACCGGCACATACGCGATCAACCCGAATGCGCGCTGA